A single region of the Idiomarinaceae bacterium HL-53 genome encodes:
- a CDS encoding Ribosomal protein S18 acetylase RimI has protein sequence MAAKQILKESYILSQLVIQRAQFEDLEALAEIEAQCYGKNAYPFLFFAQAQMQWPNSLWVSRGEREVVTGYILMSPGAETDSWWLMSILITPTVRGQGVGQALLSHALNELNGAKTIYLTVAPANLSAIQLYEKFGFESIRTLENALGPGETRLLMKRTSP, from the coding sequence ATGGCTGCAAAGCAAATTCTAAAAGAGAGTTACATCTTGTCCCAACTGGTTATTCAACGCGCCCAGTTCGAAGATCTTGAAGCCCTCGCTGAAATCGAGGCACAATGCTATGGCAAAAATGCGTATCCATTCCTTTTCTTTGCACAAGCACAAATGCAATGGCCGAACTCGCTGTGGGTGAGCCGAGGCGAGCGTGAAGTCGTAACTGGCTACATTCTTATGAGCCCCGGAGCTGAGACGGATAGCTGGTGGCTCATGTCGATTTTAATTACCCCTACAGTTCGTGGTCAGGGTGTTGGGCAAGCGCTTCTCTCGCATGCATTAAACGAACTCAATGGTGCGAAAACCATTTATTTAACCGTAGCCCCCGCTAACCTCAGTGCCATTCAATTGTATGAAAAATTTGGCTTCGAATCGATCCGCACCCTTGAAAATGCATTAGGCCCCGGTGAAACCCGATTACTCATGAAAAGGACAAGTCCATGA
- a CDS encoding dGTPase has protein sequence MTDVWLQRRSGNAPKRPGDLRNPWQRDRARVLHSAAFRRLQSKTQIMNVGENDFYRTRLTHSLEAAQIGASLINQIRHSGSTFALDLLPDESLMEALCLAHDIGHPPFGHGGETALNYKMLQSGGFEGNGQTFRIVAKLESYHAEHGMDLTRRTLLGLLKYPVLMPDNKMQSQIDSTLENPRSLATYKPAKALYAADSEILNWVLEPLSHGDREAFQATETLSSSPFQRSLYKSFDASLMELADDIAYGVHDLEDAVVTGTLTQEHWHLFMYPRIADLPQSLRLLMEKLAHDLFSGAHHERKNAIGALVNIFVTAVRVSEVLEEAEAPLIRFNAVLPDAERALLNALKSVVFQHVINTPDIQQLRYRSQNMLLNLFSAFHAEPSRLLPVNSRQRWEQAFQQEGKAGADRALCDYIAGMTDDYAERMHQRMFGRA, from the coding sequence ATGACCGATGTTTGGCTACAAAGACGCTCAGGAAATGCACCAAAAAGACCGGGAGACCTGCGCAACCCATGGCAACGAGATCGCGCAAGAGTCCTACATTCAGCAGCCTTTCGTCGACTCCAGTCGAAAACTCAAATTATGAATGTAGGTGAAAACGACTTTTATCGTACGCGCCTAACTCATTCACTAGAAGCTGCACAAATTGGTGCCTCACTCATTAATCAAATTCGACACAGCGGTTCTACTTTTGCACTCGATCTCTTGCCCGACGAGAGTTTGATGGAAGCACTGTGTCTAGCTCACGATATTGGGCACCCGCCATTTGGTCATGGGGGTGAAACAGCACTTAATTATAAAATGCTCCAGAGCGGTGGTTTTGAAGGTAACGGTCAAACCTTCCGTATCGTTGCTAAACTTGAAAGCTATCACGCTGAGCATGGAATGGATCTGACCCGAAGAACGTTGCTTGGGCTCTTAAAATATCCAGTACTCATGCCTGACAATAAGATGCAGAGCCAAATCGACAGTACATTAGAAAACCCTCGCAGTCTTGCTACATACAAACCTGCAAAGGCGCTCTACGCTGCAGACTCTGAAATATTGAACTGGGTGCTCGAGCCGCTGAGTCACGGCGATCGTGAAGCGTTCCAAGCCACTGAAACGCTCTCGTCATCGCCATTTCAACGTTCGCTTTATAAATCGTTCGATGCCTCCTTAATGGAGTTGGCTGATGACATTGCATATGGCGTTCATGATCTTGAAGATGCAGTTGTCACTGGAACACTGACCCAAGAACATTGGCATTTATTCATGTATCCACGTATTGCCGATCTTCCGCAGTCGCTGCGGCTTTTGATGGAAAAATTGGCGCATGATCTCTTTTCAGGGGCGCATCATGAAAGAAAGAATGCCATTGGTGCTTTGGTGAATATCTTTGTAACAGCGGTTCGTGTGAGTGAAGTACTAGAAGAAGCCGAAGCACCTTTAATCCGCTTCAATGCCGTGCTTCCCGACGCAGAGCGAGCCTTGTTAAATGCGCTTAAGTCCGTGGTTTTCCAGCATGTAATCAATACGCCCGATATTCAGCAGTTACGTTATCGTAGTCAGAATATGTTGCTGAATCTCTTTAGTGCCTTTCACGCAGAACCATCTCGGTTGCTACCCGTGAATTCTCGCCAACGTTGGGAGCAAGCCTTCCAACAAGAAGGGAAAGCAGGCGCCGATCGTGCACTTTGCGATTATATTGCCGGCATGACAGATGATTATGCAGAAAGGATGCACCAAAGAATGTTCGGTCGCGCTTAA
- a CDS encoding 16S rRNA pseudouridine516 synthase → MRIDRFLSEATGMSRKEATKVMHRGEVALNGEVVKKGVVQVKESDAVSWNGREIEILGPTYFMMNKPAGCVCANDDPSHIPVFAYLDIANPDKLHTAGRLDLDTTGLLLITNDGQWSHRITSPKHRCEKTYRVWLVDPISEQTATLFAEGIQLRGEAKLTEPAQFEQVGEREALVTIHEGKYHQVKRMFAACGNKVEALHRERVGSLALDSTLAPGEYRSLTTEEIALF, encoded by the coding sequence ATGAGAATTGACCGATTTTTATCGGAAGCTACGGGTATGAGTCGGAAAGAAGCGACAAAAGTGATGCACCGTGGTGAGGTGGCCCTGAATGGCGAAGTGGTAAAAAAGGGCGTTGTTCAGGTAAAAGAGAGTGATGCCGTGAGCTGGAATGGAAGAGAAATAGAAATATTAGGGCCGACTTATTTTATGATGAACAAACCTGCGGGTTGCGTTTGTGCAAATGATGATCCCTCTCACATTCCTGTGTTTGCTTATCTTGATATTGCGAACCCTGATAAATTGCATACTGCGGGTCGCCTCGATTTAGACACCACCGGCTTGTTGTTAATTACAAACGACGGTCAATGGTCACACCGAATTACTTCTCCTAAGCATCGCTGTGAGAAAACTTATAGAGTTTGGCTCGTAGACCCTATTAGCGAGCAGACCGCCACGTTGTTCGCAGAAGGGATTCAATTGCGCGGTGAGGCGAAACTCACTGAACCCGCTCAATTTGAGCAAGTAGGAGAGCGGGAGGCGCTCGTTACGATTCATGAGGGTAAATACCACCAAGTAAAACGCATGTTCGCCGCCTGTGGCAATAAAGTTGAGGCTTTGCATCGTGAGAGAGTCGGCTCCTTAGCTCTCGACTCAACCCTCGCACCCGGCGAGTACCGCAGTTTGACAACAGAAGAAATCGCGCTTTTTTAA
- a CDS encoding cation:H+ antiporter, translated as MLLPIVALIVGLAVLVWSADKFIEGAAGTSKILGVPPLIIGMLVIGFGTSAPEMVVSAFAAASGNPGLALGNAYGSNITNIGLVLGLSAALLPMTVSSGVLRKEIPLLIAVTLLAGYQILDGNISRLDAVVLLVAFVGVMLWMVLQNKNNIDDLIGIETDQEMKAHPLTLKMAIIWLIVGLILLVLSSRVLVWGAVEIATAFGVDDLIIGLTIVALGTSLPELAAALVAIRKQEHDLALGNLIGSNLFNTLAVVGIAGAIKPISVAAEVITRDWSLMLVMTILLALFSWRPTAWTPQRPARINRLEGATFLAIYVGYIAWLIFTVVQSKAIG; from the coding sequence ATGCTGTTACCTATTGTTGCGTTAATCGTGGGTCTTGCGGTGCTAGTTTGGAGTGCAGACAAGTTTATTGAAGGAGCTGCGGGAACCTCTAAAATTCTAGGCGTACCGCCTTTGATCATTGGTATGTTGGTGATCGGCTTTGGTACCTCTGCACCTGAAATGGTTGTGTCGGCGTTTGCGGCCGCGAGCGGCAACCCAGGGCTTGCGCTTGGAAACGCCTATGGCTCTAACATTACTAATATCGGTTTGGTGTTGGGCCTAAGCGCCGCGTTGTTGCCAATGACTGTGAGCTCTGGCGTGCTCCGAAAAGAAATTCCACTGTTGATTGCTGTTACGCTCTTGGCAGGATATCAAATACTCGATGGCAATATTTCACGACTCGATGCCGTGGTCTTGTTGGTCGCATTCGTGGGCGTGATGCTCTGGATGGTATTGCAGAATAAGAACAATATTGACGACTTAATTGGCATTGAAACAGACCAAGAGATGAAAGCGCATCCACTCACATTAAAGATGGCCATTATTTGGTTAATCGTGGGTTTAATTTTATTGGTTTTAAGCTCTCGCGTGTTGGTATGGGGCGCTGTCGAAATTGCGACCGCATTCGGCGTAGATGATCTCATTATTGGTTTAACGATCGTAGCGTTGGGTACCTCTTTGCCAGAATTGGCCGCAGCGCTGGTGGCGATTCGTAAGCAAGAGCATGATTTGGCGCTTGGTAACTTAATCGGTTCAAACTTATTTAATACCTTGGCCGTAGTAGGTATCGCGGGCGCTATCAAACCTATCTCTGTAGCCGCAGAGGTCATCACACGTGATTGGTCACTCATGTTGGTAATGACGATTTTATTAGCGCTGTTCTCTTGGCGTCCGACCGCTTGGACGCCGCAACGACCGGCTCGTATCAATCGTTTGGAGGGGGCAACCTTCTTGGCGATTTATGTAGGTTACATTGCTTGGCTTATTTTCACCGTTGTGCAGAGTAAAGCGATTGGCTAA